Proteins from one Dysgonomonas sp. HDW5A genomic window:
- a CDS encoding MFS transporter has product MSNTIQERSLDKIRLGVLTFFLCQGLCFASWASRIPDIKDALQVSDTFIWGLILFMIPVGKFLAIPLAGYTVSKFGSRIMVQIAILGYALSLFLIGISSDIYVLGTCLFLFGIFWNLTDISLNTQAIGIEKIFGKTIMGSFHGAWSLAACFGAVIGFAMINFQIGHAYHFTGILALIILSWLLNRSVLQPDLKTSPVIEEIKSIEETPKKKLKMPELILIQLGIIGLCALIVESAMFDWGGVYFESIVKAPKSLQIGFLLFMIMMTTGRFLTNKAYQLFGKQRTIQIAGALIFIGMFISALFPSIILCSLGFMCVGLGISCMVPTIYSVVGEKSKMPTSIALTILSTISFVGSLIAPLLIGSISQSLNMKYAYIVVGLLGLVIVALTTFTNAMKERS; this is encoded by the coding sequence ATGTCGAATACAATACAAGAGCGTTCCTTAGACAAAATCAGATTAGGAGTGCTTACATTTTTTCTATGTCAAGGCTTATGCTTTGCCAGTTGGGCAAGTCGGATACCCGATATCAAAGATGCCCTGCAAGTAAGTGACACCTTTATATGGGGACTTATATTATTTATGATACCTGTAGGTAAGTTTTTAGCTATTCCTTTAGCTGGATATACTGTATCTAAATTCGGTAGCCGTATTATGGTTCAGATAGCTATTTTGGGATATGCACTATCCTTATTTCTGATTGGTATAAGCTCTGACATTTACGTATTAGGCACATGCCTGTTTTTATTCGGTATATTTTGGAATCTCACCGACATATCGCTAAACACTCAGGCAATAGGTATTGAGAAGATCTTCGGTAAAACCATTATGGGCTCTTTCCACGGAGCATGGAGTTTGGCTGCTTGTTTTGGTGCAGTCATAGGATTTGCTATGATAAATTTCCAAATCGGTCATGCTTACCACTTCACAGGAATACTTGCACTGATTATACTATCGTGGCTTTTGAACAGATCGGTGTTACAACCCGACTTAAAAACAAGCCCAGTAATAGAAGAAATAAAATCGATAGAAGAAACCCCAAAGAAAAAACTGAAAATGCCAGAACTTATATTAATCCAATTGGGTATTATCGGGCTATGTGCATTGATCGTAGAAAGTGCCATGTTTGACTGGGGAGGTGTATATTTTGAGTCTATTGTAAAAGCTCCTAAGTCTTTACAAATAGGATTCCTTCTATTTATGATTATGATGACTACAGGACGTTTCTTGACAAATAAAGCATATCAACTTTTCGGAAAACAACGTACGATACAAATAGCAGGTGCCCTTATATTTATAGGCATGTTTATATCTGCTCTGTTTCCAAGCATCATATTATGCTCTTTAGGTTTTATGTGTGTAGGTCTGGGTATCTCATGCATGGTTCCTACCATATATAGTGTTGTTGGAGAGAAGTCGAAGATGCCAACAAGTATTGCTTTGACAATACTTTCAACAATAAGCTTTGTAGGCTCATTAATTGCACCTTTGCTTATCGGGTCTATATCACAGAGCCTGAATATGAAATATGCTTATATTGTAGTAGGTTTGTTGGGTCTGGTTATAGTAGCACTCACCACCTTCACTAATGCAATGAAAGAAAGGTCTTAG
- a CDS encoding rhomboid family intramembrane serine protease, whose amino-acid sequence MNKKSGKIRKAIEYSLAFVAIFWVIQVVKYLTGATLAGLGILPRSIDGLLGVITAPLIHGDFQHLIANTLPFFFLSCLLFVFYEKRASLYLFLIWITAGLITWIIGRYAAHIGASGVIYGLASFLVFGGIFSKNWKLILVSILVLVFYSGLIWGIFPTESHVSWEGHLAGALSGLLWAFVYRKTLQRSV is encoded by the coding sequence ATGAATAAGAAATCGGGAAAAATAAGGAAAGCGATAGAGTATTCTTTAGCTTTTGTAGCTATATTTTGGGTAATACAAGTGGTTAAATATCTAACCGGGGCAACTTTGGCGGGTTTAGGTATTTTGCCACGTTCGATAGATGGCTTGCTGGGTGTTATAACAGCTCCGTTGATTCATGGTGATTTTCAGCATTTGATAGCGAATACCTTACCATTCTTTTTCTTGAGTTGCTTATTGTTTGTTTTTTATGAAAAACGAGCTTCTCTTTATTTGTTTCTGATTTGGATTACTGCCGGGCTGATTACGTGGATAATAGGACGCTATGCTGCACATATTGGTGCAAGTGGTGTGATTTATGGACTGGCCTCTTTTCTTGTATTTGGAGGTATATTCAGTAAAAATTGGAAACTGATATTGGTTTCTATCCTTGTATTAGTCTTTTATTCAGGTTTAATTTGGGGTATATTTCCAACTGAAAGCCATGTTTCGTGGGAAGGACATCTTGCTGGTGCTTTAAGTGGTTTACTGTGGGCATTTGTCTATCGGAAGACATTGCAGCGATCTGTATAA
- the cobS gene encoding adenosylcobinamide-GDP ribazoletransferase yields the protein MNNIGAALIFFTRLPFWRIFKVPNEYFKQVINYWSVVGWLTGTVMAGVLWGASHVFPLHIAVVLAILSRLLITGALHEDGLADFFDGFGGGTSKERILAIMKDSHIGTYGVLSLIFYFLLLFLLISSLPLHIACLVIMAGDPLCKFIGSLITLRLPYARNEETSKAKMVYRSMVLRTFILSAVFGLVPFIVLLPMKYWLGAILPVLIFLLLTSLMNKKIQGYTGDCCGALFLMCELSFYLGIVALYTYLV from the coding sequence ATGAATAATATTGGAGCAGCACTTATTTTCTTTACCCGTTTGCCATTTTGGCGAATATTTAAAGTACCTAACGAATATTTCAAACAGGTAATTAACTATTGGTCGGTAGTAGGGTGGCTTACAGGAACGGTTATGGCTGGAGTATTGTGGGGGGCTTCTCATGTATTTCCTCTGCATATAGCTGTTGTATTGGCTATCTTGAGCCGTTTGTTGATTACGGGTGCATTGCATGAAGACGGGTTAGCTGACTTTTTTGATGGTTTCGGAGGTGGAACTTCCAAAGAACGGATTCTGGCGATAATGAAAGACTCGCACATCGGCACTTATGGAGTACTCAGCCTTATTTTTTATTTTCTGCTTTTATTTCTTTTGATATCATCGCTTCCTTTGCATATTGCCTGCTTGGTTATCATGGCAGGAGATCCCCTTTGTAAGTTTATAGGTTCGCTCATAACACTGCGTCTGCCTTATGCACGTAACGAAGAAACGAGCAAAGCTAAAATGGTTTACAGATCGATGGTTCTCCGAACATTTATCCTCTCTGCCGTGTTTGGATTAGTGCCCTTTATCGTTTTATTGCCGATGAAGTATTGGCTGGGAGCTATCCTCCCGGTACTGATCTTTTTACTGCTGACATCATTGATGAATAAAAAGATACAAGGTTATACCGGCGATTGCTGCGGAGCCTTATTCCTGATGTGTGAACTATCGTTTTATTTGGGTATAGTAGCACTATATACCTATTTGGTATAG
- a CDS encoding threonine/serine exporter family protein, protein MTNFIFSMFKDIAFAYLVAVGFALLFETPKRVVYVAGLLGGIGHCIRFILLYFDFGLVSSTLAGCIFIGIAGIYCAHKVHTPPVVFTMPACITMIPGLYAYRTMMGWIRIYTDGLSTQEPHILQETAYNFILTSSLLFSLAIGICVGALFFRKKSAKEIKLGKTLSIKSE, encoded by the coding sequence ATGACCAATTTTATATTTTCGATGTTCAAAGATATTGCTTTTGCGTATCTGGTAGCTGTTGGGTTTGCCTTGCTCTTCGAAACACCTAAGCGGGTAGTATATGTAGCAGGTCTGCTAGGCGGAATAGGACATTGCATCCGCTTCATACTTCTTTATTTCGATTTCGGGTTAGTATCCTCTACTCTTGCCGGATGTATATTTATTGGCATTGCAGGTATATACTGTGCTCATAAAGTGCATACTCCACCTGTGGTGTTTACGATGCCGGCATGTATTACCATGATTCCCGGATTGTATGCTTACCGAACAATGATGGGATGGATCAGAATTTATACAGATGGTTTATCAACTCAAGAACCGCATATTTTGCAGGAAACGGCATATAATTTTATACTCACTTCCTCCCTATTATTTTCGCTGGCAATAGGGATCTGCGTGGGAGCACTATTCTTCAGGAAAAAGAGTGCTAAAGAAATTAAACTCGGAAAAACACTATCGATTAAATCCGAATAA
- a CDS encoding PfkB family carbohydrate kinase, with amino-acid sequence MTNYDICCVGHLTLDKIVTPKDTVYMSGGASFYFSNAVSNLDSNYILVAGLAESEMKAVEALRARGLTVNVMICNHSHYFENIYGENQDNRTQRVLAKADPFTMDVMGDIHAKYFHIGALMADDFSIDFVKELSKRGRISVDCQGYLREVRGTEVHPVDWTDKLEVLQYVDVLKANEMEMKVITGTTDVYEAGRMLYKWGVKEVLLTLGSMGSVIYDGKDFTMVPAYHADVVDATGCGDTYMAGYLYKRAKGASMEESAKFAAAVATIKIEAFGPFTGTEADVQKIMETREAKLPDDEVLASLVF; translated from the coding sequence ATGACTAATTACGATATTTGTTGTGTAGGGCATCTTACGTTAGATAAAATAGTTACGCCCAAAGATACTGTTTATATGTCGGGAGGAGCCTCCTTTTACTTTTCGAATGCGGTGAGCAATCTCGATTCCAATTATATATTGGTGGCCGGATTAGCCGAATCGGAAATGAAAGCCGTAGAAGCATTACGTGCCAGAGGTTTGACTGTGAATGTTATGATATGTAACCATAGTCACTATTTCGAAAATATATATGGAGAGAATCAGGATAACCGTACACAACGAGTTTTAGCCAAAGCCGATCCGTTTACTATGGATGTAATGGGCGATATTCATGCCAAATACTTTCATATCGGAGCATTGATGGCCGATGACTTCTCAATTGATTTTGTGAAAGAGCTATCCAAGAGAGGACGTATTTCTGTTGACTGTCAAGGTTATTTACGTGAAGTGCGTGGCACTGAAGTTCATCCTGTAGATTGGACTGATAAGCTCGAAGTATTGCAGTATGTTGATGTACTTAAAGCAAACGAGATGGAGATGAAAGTCATTACAGGCACAACCGATGTTTACGAAGCCGGGCGTATGTTGTACAAATGGGGTGTAAAAGAAGTATTGCTCACATTAGGCAGCATGGGATCGGTGATCTATGATGGTAAAGACTTTACAATGGTTCCGGCTTATCATGCAGATGTAGTGGATGCCACAGGATGCGGTGATACTTATATGGCAGGATATTTATACAAGAGAGCCAAAGGAGCCAGCATGGAAGAATCTGCCAAGTTTGCCGCCGCCGTTGCAACTATTAAGATTGAAGCATTCGGACCTTTTACAGGAACCGAAGCAGACGTTCAGAAGATAATGGAAACCAGAGAAGCTAAATTACCGGATGACGAAGTATTAGCCAGTTTGGTCTTTTAA
- the cobC gene encoding alpha-ribazole phosphatase, giving the protein MKLYLIRHTSVDVPQGTCYGQSNVPLKSSFEEEAEIVKQNLNGIEFDAVYSSPLSRCRKLARYCGFQDDVQWIDRLKEMYFGEWEMMPWDHIDDENIESWYENWVHLPATGGESFKMLYDRVASFLDEVKEQNPKNVAIFTHGGVINCAKVYAGDSTLENAFDKVPAYGEIVCFTI; this is encoded by the coding sequence ATGAAATTATATTTGATCCGACATACTTCCGTAGATGTGCCACAAGGTACGTGCTATGGACAATCTAATGTCCCCCTAAAATCATCATTTGAAGAAGAAGCCGAAATTGTAAAACAAAACCTGAATGGTATTGAATTTGATGCTGTATATTCGAGTCCATTGAGCCGTTGTCGAAAGTTAGCCCGATATTGTGGATTTCAGGACGATGTGCAATGGATAGATCGTTTGAAAGAGATGTACTTCGGAGAATGGGAAATGATGCCTTGGGATCATATTGATGATGAAAATATCGAAAGCTGGTACGAGAATTGGGTGCATCTGCCTGCAACAGGAGGCGAATCGTTTAAGATGCTGTATGACAGAGTGGCTTCGTTTCTGGATGAAGTAAAAGAACAGAACCCTAAAAATGTAGCAATATTTACCCACGGAGGTGTAATTAATTGTGCTAAAGTATACGCAGGCGATTCTACTTTGGAGAATGCTTTTGATAAAGTACCGGCCTATGGTGAAATAGTTTGCTTTACTATTTGA
- a CDS encoding threonine/serine exporter ThrE family protein, which translates to METDKMIQADRFAQLILDMSTLLLSSGAHCGRINRNVQRFADTWHFKTDLFISFTGISVTVVDMNNRENKATINRQATTHGVHYGILTEISLLSWKAYDEKMSIDEVEKQLSDIHHTPRHNKWLIRIGIGFACASLCILAGGDWINGSIAFVAATVGLIVRQQVIGWKFNAMIAILLSAFVTTMISGMDMLYHIGQSPEKTIATSVLFLIPGVPLINSVIDLFEGYLPTALARGAFGGFVLLCIAVGMSLSISLIGVSNF; encoded by the coding sequence GTGGAAACAGACAAAATGATTCAGGCTGATCGGTTTGCCCAACTTATACTCGATATGAGTACTCTACTGCTATCATCAGGGGCACATTGCGGACGTATCAACCGTAATGTACAACGCTTTGCTGATACTTGGCATTTTAAAACCGATCTATTTATTTCTTTCACCGGAATTTCTGTTACGGTTGTTGACATGAACAATCGTGAAAACAAAGCAACTATCAATCGTCAAGCTACTACGCACGGTGTGCATTATGGCATTCTCACCGAAATAAGCTTATTATCATGGAAAGCTTATGATGAAAAGATGTCAATAGATGAAGTTGAAAAACAGCTTTCGGATATTCATCATACTCCACGACACAATAAATGGCTTATCCGTATCGGCATAGGATTTGCCTGTGCATCGCTATGTATATTGGCAGGTGGCGACTGGATAAACGGCTCTATTGCTTTTGTTGCTGCTACAGTGGGGTTAATTGTAAGGCAACAGGTAATCGGCTGGAAATTTAATGCTATGATAGCCATTTTGTTGTCGGCTTTTGTCACAACAATGATATCGGGAATGGATATGCTGTATCACATCGGACAATCTCCCGAAAAAACGATTGCAACTTCTGTTTTGTTTTTAATTCCCGGTGTTCCACTCATTAATTCGGTTATAGATCTTTTCGAAGGATATCTGCCTACCGCATTGGCACGTGGAGCATTTGGTGGCTTTGTACTGCTTTGCATTGCAGTAGGCATGTCTCTCAGCATATCATTAATAGGGGTAAGTAATTTTTAA
- a CDS encoding DEAD/DEAH box helicase, translating into MTFEQLNLIEPILKALKDQNYTTPTPIQAEAIPTLLEGNDLLGVAQTGTGKTAAFSIPIIQLLHKENSHGGRKGIKALVLTPTRELAIQIEENVKEYSKYTSLRHTVIYGGVPQKKQTDALRAGIDILIATPGRLLDLISQKYINLKTLEFFVLDEADQMLDMGFIHDIKKILPLLPKQRQSLFFSATMPVEIAKLANTILHNPTRVEVTPASSTVDKIEQSIYHVDKKDKVDLLIDLLKNKELESVLVFARTKHGSDKVAKALNKAGVKTEAIHGNKSQNARQNALKSFKDKTTRVLIATDIAARGIDVDHLSHVFNFDLPNVPETYVHRIGRTGRAGRSGVAIAFCDREELPLLKDIHKLIKKNIPVVEEHDYLPSKSRAIPIAKPELAKDNHRSQSKGHQDRPNKTQRPQGHTKVIVKKQN; encoded by the coding sequence ATGACATTCGAACAATTAAACCTCATAGAGCCTATATTGAAAGCTCTTAAAGACCAAAACTATACAACTCCAACTCCTATACAAGCTGAAGCAATACCAACCCTATTGGAGGGAAATGACTTACTAGGTGTAGCTCAGACGGGAACAGGAAAAACGGCAGCATTCTCTATCCCTATTATTCAACTGCTACATAAAGAAAATTCACATGGTGGCAGAAAAGGTATAAAAGCCTTAGTATTAACACCAACCCGTGAACTTGCTATACAGATTGAAGAAAATGTAAAGGAATACAGTAAATATACTTCTTTGCGACATACTGTAATTTACGGAGGAGTACCTCAAAAGAAACAAACTGATGCTTTACGAGCAGGAATTGATATTCTTATCGCAACTCCCGGAAGGCTGTTAGACCTGATTAGCCAAAAGTATATCAATCTTAAGACTCTTGAGTTTTTTGTATTGGATGAGGCAGATCAGATGCTCGATATGGGTTTTATTCATGATATCAAAAAGATATTGCCCTTATTACCTAAACAAAGGCAATCGCTTTTCTTTTCGGCTACCATGCCTGTAGAGATTGCTAAACTGGCAAATACCATTCTGCATAATCCGACAAGGGTTGAGGTTACTCCGGCATCTTCAACTGTAGACAAGATTGAACAGTCGATCTATCATGTCGATAAAAAAGATAAAGTAGATCTCCTTATCGACCTTCTAAAGAATAAAGAACTTGAATCTGTTTTAGTATTTGCACGTACTAAACACGGTTCTGATAAAGTAGCCAAGGCTCTTAACAAAGCCGGTGTAAAAACCGAAGCTATACATGGAAATAAATCTCAGAATGCACGTCAAAATGCATTGAAGAGTTTCAAAGATAAAACAACTCGTGTACTTATAGCTACCGATATTGCAGCACGTGGAATAGATGTCGATCATCTTTCGCACGTATTCAATTTCGATTTACCCAACGTTCCAGAGACTTATGTTCACCGTATCGGGCGTACGGGTCGTGCCGGTCGTAGCGGTGTTGCCATTGCGTTTTGTGATCGAGAAGAATTGCCTTTATTAAAGGATATACACAAACTCATCAAGAAGAATATTCCTGTCGTTGAAGAGCACGATTATTTGCCTTCTAAATCAAGAGCTATTCCTATTGCAAAACCTGAACTGGCGAAAGATAATCATAGAAGCCAAAGCAAAGGTCATCAAGATCGTCCGAATAAAACTCAAAGACCTCAGGGACATACTAAGGTTATAGTAAAAAAACAGAACTAA
- the cobT gene encoding nicotinate-nucleotide--dimethylbenzimidazole phosphoribosyltransferase translates to MLQFNIKTPDEGILSALQDKIDNLTKPKGSLGILEKLALQIGWIQQTLTPSLNNPVHIVFAADHGIAEEGVSPSPQEVTRQMIYNFLEGGAGVNFLARQHGFKLKVVDGGVNYDFDLTDDRIIHRKIRKGTRSYLYQPAMLMDEFDQAIEVGAEVVQQCYDEGSNVVCFGEMGITNTSSSAIWMNTFTGILLRDCVGAGSDHAGTIIEHKYKILRQATDNYQGDGTTIDVMRHFGGFEMVMTVGGMLKAAELGMIILVDGFIMTSCILAAARINRNVLHYAVFGHQGDETGHKTLLEFMKVKPILHLDMRLGEGTGALCAYPIIESAVRMINEMNSFKAIEVTKYFD, encoded by the coding sequence ATGCTTCAATTTAATATCAAAACGCCTGATGAAGGTATTCTCTCTGCACTTCAAGATAAAATAGATAATCTTACTAAGCCTAAAGGCTCTCTGGGTATTTTAGAGAAATTAGCTCTTCAAATAGGCTGGATACAGCAAACACTTACGCCGTCATTAAATAATCCAGTACATATAGTTTTTGCAGCCGATCATGGTATTGCAGAAGAAGGAGTAAGTCCATCTCCTCAGGAAGTAACCAGACAAATGATATATAACTTTCTGGAAGGTGGAGCAGGAGTCAATTTTCTGGCACGTCAGCATGGTTTTAAATTGAAAGTGGTAGATGGAGGTGTTAACTACGATTTCGATCTGACAGACGACCGCATTATACATCGAAAAATCAGAAAAGGAACCCGAAGCTATTTGTATCAGCCTGCCATGTTGATGGATGAATTCGACCAAGCTATCGAAGTCGGAGCTGAAGTGGTTCAGCAATGTTACGATGAAGGCTCCAATGTGGTATGTTTTGGCGAAATGGGAATAACCAATACCTCGTCATCTGCCATCTGGATGAATACATTTACAGGTATACTTTTGCGTGACTGTGTTGGGGCGGGATCGGATCATGCCGGAACAATTATTGAACATAAATATAAAATTCTCAGACAAGCTACCGATAATTATCAGGGAGATGGCACTACTATTGATGTAATGCGTCATTTTGGCGGTTTCGAGATGGTTATGACTGTGGGAGGTATGCTAAAAGCTGCCGAGCTCGGAATGATTATTCTAGTGGATGGATTCATAATGACTTCATGTATTTTAGCGGCAGCACGCATCAACAGAAATGTACTTCATTATGCAGTGTTCGGACATCAGGGGGATGAGACAGGACATAAAACCTTGCTCGAATTTATGAAGGTGAAACCGATACTTCATCTCGATATGAGGTTAGGGGAGGGCACAGGAGCGTTATGTGCTTACCCTATAATAGAATCGGCTGTGAGAATGATTAACGAAATGAATTCATTTAAGGCTATAGAGGTTACAAAATACTTCGACTGA
- a CDS encoding prolyl oligopeptidase family serine peptidase, with the protein MRKRFFCAKVAGLLFMSMISTSNISAQNIVTIFGQEKIEKTDEGEVSHHFRNGFLLPGGTNPGTLFNGQDMIGWLYATGNFKTPTNNATIGYSYPNMDSQVEDAYLKWLAQSNGEKAMEALPQWTWAAMESDSTGLFKRPEMRSAFLYTSYDSPKEQIVLLEATGGTRTYVNGMPHEGDHYDFGYTLTPIKLKKGLNEFVYTPGRFGKVASKLVKPDKPVMFTKRDMTIPDIIIGEDDSKWAAIRVINSTEKPLQGLTIRATLPDGRKEEYKTQDVMQLSVRKLRYKIPAVANSSSADGKVTAKIELLDKSGKVIDQTEVELRQVLPSAHHERTFVSGIDGSVQYFSVAPAIRNNQKDTKAMVLTVHGAGVEARNQARAYKSKDWTDIIAATNRRPYGFNWEEWGRMDALEVLAEAKRIYQPDNSKIYLTGHSMGGHGSWFLGTTYPDKFAAVAPSAGYPDIAAYGRGRGDDMHDKNSNYNAFKRGGNGGRVISLAPNLKQSGVYVFHGSADSVVSPSQARRMREVLGKFHPDFCYYEYPGGEHWFGDHSVDWPPIFEFFSRHSIPQAKDVKEIDFHTASPAISPTDYWVNVEQQIKPYDFSNIKVNLSNDTIKVTKIENVTLLVLDIPALALPNAQATIDIAGQTLSVPTAKKAILALEGDKWLIKDGMNLKHKYSARYGGFKNAYTNNVVFVYSTNGTAKENEWYQNKARFDAETFYYRGNGSIDVIADTEYSVAKYPDRNVVIYGNKDNNRAWSVLLKNSPIQVGKGVITAGGRTFTGDDLGTYFVYPHPNSNTASVGVVAGTGDAGMRATSPNNYISGITGFPDLMIYRADVLKDGLTGMEVAGFFDNDWTLTNQDF; encoded by the coding sequence ATGAGAAAACGTTTTTTTTGTGCAAAAGTTGCCGGATTATTGTTTATGTCGATGATCTCCACCAGCAATATCTCCGCACAAAATATTGTAACAATTTTCGGACAAGAAAAGATTGAAAAAACTGATGAAGGAGAAGTATCTCACCATTTCCGCAACGGTTTTTTATTACCGGGTGGAACTAATCCCGGAACATTGTTTAATGGACAGGATATGATCGGCTGGCTATATGCTACTGGCAATTTCAAAACCCCGACAAACAATGCAACAATTGGCTATTCCTATCCTAATATGGACAGTCAGGTAGAAGATGCATACCTGAAATGGTTAGCTCAAAGCAATGGAGAAAAAGCCATGGAAGCACTTCCTCAATGGACATGGGCTGCTATGGAATCCGATTCTACAGGACTGTTTAAGCGTCCCGAAATGCGTTCTGCTTTTTTATACACATCGTATGATTCTCCCAAAGAGCAAATCGTATTATTGGAAGCAACAGGAGGTACACGCACATACGTAAACGGAATGCCTCACGAAGGCGATCATTACGATTTTGGTTATACTCTGACTCCAATTAAACTAAAGAAAGGTCTTAACGAGTTTGTTTATACACCGGGACGTTTTGGCAAGGTAGCTTCTAAATTGGTGAAACCCGATAAGCCTGTTATGTTCACCAAACGTGACATGACCATTCCCGATATTATTATAGGAGAAGACGACTCTAAATGGGCTGCGATCCGGGTAATAAACTCAACCGAAAAACCGTTACAGGGATTAACGATACGTGCTACACTTCCCGACGGCCGAAAAGAAGAGTATAAAACTCAGGATGTAATGCAACTGTCTGTAAGAAAGTTAAGATATAAAATTCCTGCCGTTGCAAACAGTAGCTCTGCGGATGGAAAGGTTACGGCGAAAATCGAATTACTGGATAAATCGGGAAAAGTAATCGACCAGACAGAGGTTGAATTACGTCAGGTTTTACCCTCGGCTCATCACGAGCGTACCTTTGTGAGTGGTATAGATGGTAGTGTACAGTATTTTAGCGTTGCTCCTGCCATACGTAACAATCAGAAAGATACAAAAGCAATGGTGCTTACCGTTCACGGAGCAGGTGTAGAAGCCCGCAATCAAGCAAGAGCATACAAATCGAAAGATTGGACAGACATTATTGCCGCAACCAATCGTCGTCCTTACGGATTTAACTGGGAAGAATGGGGTCGCATGGATGCTCTGGAAGTTTTAGCAGAAGCTAAACGTATATATCAGCCAGACAATTCGAAAATATATCTCACTGGTCACTCCATGGGCGGACATGGCTCGTGGTTTCTGGGAACAACTTACCCCGATAAGTTTGCAGCAGTTGCACCATCGGCAGGTTATCCCGATATTGCTGCTTATGGAAGAGGAAGAGGCGACGATATGCATGACAAAAATTCAAACTACAACGCATTCAAGCGTGGTGGTAACGGAGGTCGTGTTATATCGTTAGCTCCCAACTTGAAACAATCGGGAGTATACGTATTCCACGGAAGTGCCGACAGTGTTGTTTCTCCTTCACAAGCTCGCCGTATGCGTGAGGTACTAGGCAAATTCCATCCCGATTTTTGTTATTACGAATATCCGGGAGGAGAACATTGGTTTGGCGATCATAGTGTCGACTGGCCTCCTATTTTTGAATTCTTTTCTCGTCATTCTATTCCTCAGGCTAAGGATGTTAAAGAGATAGATTTTCACACAGCATCTCCGGCAATTTCTCCTACTGATTATTGGGTAAATGTTGAACAACAAATCAAACCATACGACTTTAGTAATATAAAAGTCAATTTGAGTAACGATACAATAAAGGTTACCAAAATAGAAAACGTTACCTTATTGGTTCTTGATATTCCTGCATTGGCTCTGCCTAATGCACAAGCAACAATTGATATTGCAGGACAAACATTATCTGTTCCTACCGCTAAAAAAGCAATTTTAGCTCTTGAAGGTGATAAATGGCTTATAAAAGACGGTATGAATCTAAAGCATAAATACTCGGCACGTTATGGCGGATTCAAAAACGCTTATACTAATAACGTTGTATTTGTATATTCGACAAACGGAACGGCTAAAGAAAACGAGTGGTATCAAAACAAAGCGCGTTTTGATGCAGAAACGTTCTATTATCGAGGAAACGGATCCATCGACGTAATTGCTGATACTGAATATTCTGTAGCTAAATACCCTGATCGTAATGTCGTAATCTACGGAAACAAAGATAACAACCGTGCTTGGTCTGTGCTGCTAAAAAACAGTCCTATCCAAGTTGGCAAAGGAGTAATTACAGCCGGCGGACGAACTTTCACGGGGGATGATCTGGGCACTTATTTCGTTTATCCGCATCCAAACAGCAATACTGCCTCTGTTGGTGTTGTTGCCGGAACAGGTGATGCAGGTATGCGTGCTACATCTCCAAACAATTATATATCGGGTATTACCGGATTTCCTGATCTGATGATCTATCGTGCAGATGTTCTGAAAGATGGATTGACAGGGATGGAAGTTGCAGGATTTTTCGATAATGACTGGACTTTGACAAATCAGGATTTCTAA